The Colius striatus isolate bColStr4 chromosome 19, bColStr4.1.hap1, whole genome shotgun sequence nucleotide sequence agctgaggcagaactgtttccctgaggggggtgtcagcccctgtgccaggctgcccagggagctggggcagtgcccagccctggagggatcccaaagccgtggggctgaggtgctgaggccgtgggtcagtgctgggctgggcagggtgagggcagggctggcactgcagcagcttcaggggctttgccaaccaaagtgattctgtgattctcaatTAGCAGCAATCAggccccttcctgcccttcccaAAGGTGTTCTTACTGCACTTGGGTAGACTTTTGGGAACTGTAAAATCTCCTGCTTGCCCAGACTGAGCTTCCTCagagctgagggcagccagcagcactctctgactctccctgacaggaggctgcagggagctgggggtccatctctgctccccaggacacaaggaaatgggctgcagttgccccaggggaggttgaggttggagctgaggcagaactgtttccctgagaggggtgtcagccctgtgccaggctgcccagggagctggggcagtgcccagccctggagggatcccaaagccgtggggctgaggtgctgaggccgtgggtcagtgctgggctgggcagggtgagggcagggctggggctgcagcagcttcaggggcttctcCAACCGAAACGCTCCCATGAGGGACACCGAAGCTCATtcccggggctgggggagccTGGCTGAGCTGAGGCCCAGGCGCTGCCGGGGGACACCGCGCGGGGGCCAGGCCCGAGCGCACCCCTGCGGGCACAGCAGctgccccgccggccccgcgcgGCCTCAGCGCTGCCCCGGCTGCTCCCCGGCTGCTCCCCGGCCTGCGCTGTGCCCCCGCCCGGCCCCTCACacgcccccggccccggcccgtcCCGCCCCGTCCCCACTCGCTCCGCGCCGCCCGTGCCGGGGCCGTGCAGGCCGTGCCGCGGTGCACGCCGGGACGGGCGGAGGCGCGCGCTTCGCGGCGGCCGCGGGACGGGCCGGAACGCAACGGGCCCCCCCGGACCCCCCTCCCCGGCTCCCCGCGCCCTGCCCGCGCCGGCTGACGCCGCCAGCGGCTCCGCAGCACGCCCAGGATGGCGGAGAGACCGGAGGACCTGAACCTGCCCAACGCCGTCATCACCCGCATCATCAAAGAGGCGGTGGGTGCGGGCCCGGCGCCGGGCGGCCGGACGGGGGCTGCGGGCCGAGGGTGAGGCCGCCCCGCACCCGCGGGTTTGCTGCCCGGGCCCGGCAGCAGCGGCGTGTCCCCGAGGCCTCCTGCCCGGGACGCGGCCCTGGGGTGCCCGGCCGGGGCTGCGAAGCACCGCGGGGACGGTCCGAAGCGAAGGGCAGAGGCCGGGAGCTCTCGGTGCGGGGCTGTGTTCTCCCGGGTCGGCAAAAGCAGCCCGGGGCTGTGTCCTCCTGGATTGGCAAAAGCAGCCCGGAGCTGCCGCCGTTCCTTCTCTTTATAAAGCCCGGGAGAATTCCCTGTTGCTGTTTGAATGATGTGTTGGGTCctgagctgaggtgctgggctCGGGAGGTGGCAGGGGACTGCTCAGACAGCCACAGGCTGAGCAGCTGGGGGCCAGACCCACCATTGACCCAGCAGTCACTTATCCTGGGTGTTGGAGAGAAGGTGGTGAGGCTGCACTTGGCATTCAGCTGCCACCCAACCTTCCATGATAGACATGTAGTTCCCAGCTGTGCTGAGCCCTCTCAGTGCTGTAAGGGCACCAGCAGGTGAATTACCCAAGCTTTAAGTCATTTATAGTGACAAAATGATCATTCAAACTAATGATTGAAGTTgaatttgtttttcagcttcCTGATGGAGTAAATATCTCCAAAGAGGCTCGGAGCGCGATATCTCGAGCAGCAAGTGTGTTTGTGCTTTATGCAACATCATGGTAAGACACTGTTGCAGCAGATACCCAGAGCAGTTGATTTAGAATTCCCCTCAGGCTGTCTGTCCTGGACTGTTTGTTTCAGTGATGATTTATGTACAGAAAACGACCTTTAGGTAGCCGTTTGCAGGCAGGAGCAGTTGAGTTTGGGCTGCCCTCACTGACCCAGGGGTGCAGCTCAGCTCTGAACACACCTCCTGGGACAAGGGGGTTCCCTGACTGCCATTCACCATTGGATATGGCTGTTTGGCTTCTcctggcaggggcaggagccCTTTGCTCTGAGCTCCTCAGCACACAGCTGCAATAGGGCAAGTGTGAGCCCAGACAGGGAGCCCTGGAGCTGGTCCCAGAGGATGCAGTCCCATCTTTGGGGTGGCTGTACATCTTCTCCAGTGTCATGTACTCGCTCAGCTTTGTGCATTCCTCACCTTGCAGCTGGTGTTGGGCTTTCTCTtatagaatcccagcatggtgggggttggaagggccctgcagagctgctccagcccaacctctgctaaagcaggttcccctggctcagggggcacaggaacgtgtccaggtggggttggaaacctcctgagcaggagcctcctcaccctccctgggcagcctgggccagggctccctcacctcagcaccaaaggccTTGCTCCtggtgtttcagtggaactgtgtgttccagcttgttcctATCACCCCTTGctggataccatagaaaaaagtgctgccccaacctcctgccacccaccatttaggtgtttgtaactattaatgggatcagtctcctcttcctccttcccccatgTTGAAGAAAGATCCCTgcaagcagcagcctgtgggaaagcaaagcagccaGGTGACAGCACAAATGCAAACAAGGTCTCTTAAACAACCATTAGTGATTAAACCTCCCCCAAATACTTAGGAGATGGTTTCAGGTTTCATGTGCCTTtaccaaccaaaccaaaacatgaCAGTCCCCCCAATTACctcctctttttcccttcttgttTCTGACTAGTGCAAATAACTTTGCCATGAAGGGGAAGAGGAAAACACTGAATGCTGGTGATGTTCTCTCTGCCATGGAGGAAATGGAGTTCCAGCGCTTCGTGGCCCCGCTGAAGGAGTCCCTGGAAGGTACCATCCTGGCTTCAGGAGCACCAAGCTCCTCTTGGCCTCCAGCGTTGGACAAGCAACACTTACTTGCCTgtcttgtttctcttctctttgcCCAGCATCCCACACTGCAGTTTGCCTGGGGAATAAATAAACAGGACTGGGATAACATTATTTCACAACTGATGAGGATTGGGAAAGTCTCATCTGCTATCACTCCCTTAGAATGTTTATCTAAGGCAAGTCTCAGGTGCTGCCTGTAAATGGgagctcctgcctccttttcagCATTTTGCTGCTGAAACTTACCCCGtggagctgctcagcacagctcacaCAACGGGGTGAGTTCCTGCTCTCACTGCTCCCCTTGTAAGCCTGGAGAGCCAGTGGCTGTTGGACTTGGGCTCCTGTCCTGTTCTTCCCTTGCAAGAGCTGGTCTGCAGGGGGGTttttcttcagccttctctcctttttgtcTTAGTTTACAGACGTgagcagaaagggaagaaagaggccAGGAGAGATAAAGACAAGAAGGCAGACTCGGAGGAGCAGGACAAGAGCCGAGAGGAAGAGAACGATGATGATGACGAAaggatggaggaggaagagcaaaatgaggaggaggaagtggacaactgagctggctgctggggctggggcttgTTCACAGGGATATAAACGCTGTAAATCAACTTTGCTGTGTCCCCTCTTGTTTCCAGTAGAGCTTCTGTGGCgttcccctgcagcccttcccttTCTGCCTTTGACTCACACCCAAGGGACTGCTCCTGCAGCTTTCCTGGGGGAAGGAATCAGCTCCCTCCCCAGGGGCTGAGCAGACAGCAGTGGGACTGGGTCCCTCATGCTGGATTGGCActgaaatagaggaaaaaaagatcagatGCTGCCCAGGACAAGAGAGAGAGACTGCTGGAGCTCCTTAAACCAAGCCAGGGGCTGAATCTAACAGACCATCAACCCTTTGGGGCTTAGAGTCTACATGAGGATGAACATTTAAGCTTTTTATCCAAgtgatttgggggtttttttgcttcattttcctgCCTCCTAGCTCTGtgccttcccttcctgctgTAACTGGGACAGGGATGCTGTGTCTCAGCCCCACCACTCAGACTATACAAGGACTGGTGGTCTTCTCAGCCAACTCTTCCCCTAAATCAGCCCAAAATCAAACCAGCTCCACAAGCACTTGCCATGTACAGGCCGAAAGTGCCCAGTTTGTGTGCTCAGAGCCCTGGGAGACCCAGAGGAATGTCTAAAATCTGGAGCTAAAGGAAGGGCTCAACCGTGCTCTCAGGGAGGACAAATGGCAGCATGGAGGGGTGTGTTTGGGGCAGTGGGGCACAGGGTCTCTGCAGGACAGGGCTGTGGATCCACTTGGGGTTTTTAGTTATCCCAATTGGAATGGACTCATTACATCACAAGTCCCTCTTTAGCCTTAGATGCTCATTCCAGGGATGCAGATGCACCCTGAGCAGCGAAGCTGGGACCTTCCTGCCTTGGTCCAGCCTCAGCCTGACACTTAAAACAGCTCCTTCAAGAAAGATGGGCTGGAAGAAGCTGTTTCTGTTCCAAACACATTGGTTTGTTCTTTTCTACATGAATTCTTCACTTGATGCTGTGAGAAACTGTTAGAACAAGCTCCTTTCTGGGGAAAATGCTTCACTGGTTGATCTTTTTGAAGACTCACACACCTCCTGTTTGAACTGGTGAAAGAAACTGGAGGAATCTTTGAGGTCTGCTTCAGTAAAACCCACGAGTTTTGCTGATCTGTAGTTTTAACCCAACACTTGTGAGGAACAGTGTGTCCCTGCCACCAAaaccctgctgcagagcagcccacaCGAGCTGCAGTGCACGATGGCTGCTCACactccagcccagctcctgaCAACTGCATCACAACCCCCCTCTGCTCTTGTTTCTGTGGGTGTGTGGTCAGTGATGGCTGGGAACATGTCACAAACAAAGCATCTTTCTagttcttttctcctcttccagcacagctgggctggaTATTCTGGAACAACATCTAAATAAAAGCCAgattgatatttttctttacagaagtgGAGTCTCTTGTTTGTGTCAGTAATAAAATGAGCTGGATGTGGTTGTACAAGAACACACCTGAGtgtgcagccagggcaggagcaaACTCACTTTGCTGTCGGTGGCAGAGGCTGAAGGTTGCTGCAGGAGGGGCCCTGGGAGAGGAGAGACCACAAAAATGGGGTGGTTGACAgctcacagaatcccagcatggtgagggctggaagagacctttagagctgctccagcccaactccctgctaaagcaggttcccctggctcagggggcacaggaacgtgtccaggtggggttggaaacctcctgagcaggagcctccacaccctccctgggcagcctgggccagggctccctcacctcagcaccaaaggacttgctcctgctGTTCcactggaactgtttgtgttgcagcttcttcccatcaccccttgtcctggcactggatacaacagaaagaagtgagatatttgtaactataaagctcccccctcagtctcttctccaggctgagcagccccaggtcccacagcctttcctcagcaggaagatgctccagtgccctgatcactCAGTGGGGCAGTGAGGGTGGGTGCTGCTGTTTGCATCCCTGTGGGAGGTGCCTTGGGCTCAGCCTCGCTCCTGGGGACAGACACTGGGCTGGGGGGAAGAGGAGACACACAGGGTTGGGGTTTGTGCATCACAACGGGCTGAGGAGCAACATCACTGTGTGGGAGCCGCAGAGCTCAGGGCAGTCAGCCAGAGCCCTGCTCCCATGAGACCCAGaacacagcctgtgctgtgagGCCTCAGCATGGCTCCAGCCTTCCTGGGCCTGGCAGCCCCCACCAGCACCCCAGAGCTCTGCCCCAGGCTCCTGCAGCACCCCACGCCACCAGAGCACCCCTAGCCATGCTCCTGATGCCTCCAGCACCCCAAAGCCCTGCTGCAGTCCACCCTGAACTCCAAAACCTGCCTCCAAGTCCCTTTGCAGCACCCCAAAACTGGACTGCACGTCCCCACACAGCACAAAGCCCTGCT carries:
- the POLE3 gene encoding DNA polymerase epsilon subunit 3, with translation MAERPEDLNLPNAVITRIIKEALPDGVNISKEARSAISRAASVFVLYATSCANNFAMKGKRKTLNAGDVLSAMEEMEFQRFVAPLKESLEVYRREQKGKKEARRDKDKKADSEEQDKSREEENDDDDERMEEEEQNEEEEVDN